The proteins below are encoded in one region of Elusimicrobiaceae bacterium:
- a CDS encoding amino acid permease: MAENQVKKLGVIGLAAIVVSSMVGGGVFSLPQNMAAGASAGAVLLAWLITGIGIYFIANTFSILSRVKPDLTAGIYMYARDGFGPYAGFTIGWGYWLCQIFGNVGYAVITMDALNYFFPPYFQGGNNLWSIVGGSVLIWFFNFVVLRGVRQAAIMNLIGTIGKLVPLLLFILILLFSFHLDKFDFNFWGKLAEDGKTLGGLGAQLKSTMLVTLWAFIGIEGAVVMSNRAKSQAAVSRATFLGFLGCLVIYIGLSVLPFGFLTQAEIAAVANPSTAGVLEKVVGPWGAWLMNIGLLIAVLSSWLAWTMITAEIPQAAAQNGTFPRQFAKENENGAPSVSLWVTSILMQLAILLVYFSNDAWNTMLSITGVMVLPAYIFSTAYLWKLVEDGEYARVSKTGRAGALFTATAGTLYGLWLVYAAGVKYLFLAVIFLAAGVPVFIWARKQQNDGKRIFAGKGEKCFMGLLVLFALVAIYVFSRGLVKI; encoded by the coding sequence ATGGCAGAAAATCAAGTTAAAAAACTAGGCGTAATCGGTCTAGCCGCCATTGTGGTTAGCTCTATGGTTGGGGGCGGGGTTTTCTCCCTCCCCCAAAATATGGCCGCCGGAGCCAGTGCAGGGGCGGTGCTGCTGGCGTGGCTGATTACGGGTATCGGGATTTATTTTATCGCCAATACTTTTAGTATTTTGTCGCGCGTAAAGCCGGACTTGACCGCCGGTATTTATATGTATGCGCGCGACGGGTTTGGCCCGTATGCCGGTTTTACCATTGGGTGGGGCTATTGGCTATGCCAAATCTTTGGCAATGTGGGTTATGCGGTTATTACAATGGACGCGCTCAATTACTTTTTCCCCCCTTATTTTCAGGGCGGAAATAATTTGTGGTCCATTGTGGGTGGTTCGGTGCTGATTTGGTTTTTCAATTTTGTCGTTTTGCGCGGCGTGCGTCAAGCGGCGATTATGAATTTGATTGGTACGATTGGAAAACTGGTGCCGCTACTTTTATTTATCCTAATTTTGCTGTTTAGTTTTCACTTGGATAAATTTGATTTTAACTTCTGGGGCAAACTGGCCGAGGACGGCAAAACACTAGGCGGATTGGGAGCGCAACTCAAAAGCACCATGCTCGTGACCTTATGGGCCTTTATCGGTATTGAAGGCGCGGTGGTCATGTCTAACCGTGCCAAAAGTCAAGCGGCCGTCAGCCGGGCTACGTTTCTTGGATTTTTGGGTTGTTTAGTGATTTATATCGGGCTTTCTGTGTTGCCGTTTGGATTTTTGACACAAGCCGAAATCGCCGCGGTGGCCAATCCTTCTACCGCCGGAGTTTTGGAAAAAGTAGTCGGTCCGTGGGGCGCGTGGCTGATGAATATCGGACTATTAATTGCGGTATTATCCTCGTGGCTGGCGTGGACGATGATTACAGCCGAAATTCCGCAGGCCGCGGCACAAAACGGCACGTTTCCCAGACAGTTTGCCAAAGAAAATGAGAACGGGGCCCCGAGTGTGTCTTTGTGGGTAACCAGTATTTTAATGCAACTGGCCATTTTACTTGTGTATTTCTCCAACGATGCGTGGAACACTATGCTCTCTATCACGGGTGTAATGGTACTTCCGGCGTATATTTTCAGCACCGCTTATTTATGGAAACTGGTGGAGGACGGAGAGTATGCGCGCGTGAGCAAAACCGGTCGAGCAGGGGCGCTGTTTACCGCCACAGCGGGCACTTTGTACGGTTTGTGGCTGGTGTATGCGGCGGGCGTGAAATATCTGTTCCTAGCGGTTATTTTCCTAGCGGCCGGAGTGCCGGTGTTTATATGGGCGCGCAAACAACAAAACGACGGAAAGCGTATTTTTGCCGGAAAAGGCGAAAAATGTTTTATGGGACTTTTGGTGTTATTTGCACTGGTGGCGATATATGTATTTAGCCGCGGTCTTGTGAAGATATAA